TGGGCACGTCAGACATTACCCAAGATTCATTGGCAGCCGTCAGCTGGATCCGACAGATGGGGCAGTTTCGACTCTGACCACTCCTACAGTGCACAGATGGCAAGTAACCCACGGGTATGCATtctaaacagaaaaataaagtctGACAGCTGGTACATACCACTTATCAATACATTTCTGACAGAAGCTGTGAGCACAGGGCAGAATAAGATCTGCTTTTCCGTCCATACAGATACAGCACTCTTCCTCATCTGTAAGCTGCTTCACCCTGTAAAATATGTGGGATGGGTTGcacataaggaataaaacacctcgACTTTGTATAGGAAATCAACAAGCTGATATGATGCCATGTGGGATCATTACCACCAAGATTATTTTTCCAAAGCATCATGTCCTGAAGTGTGTTCTTCCTCTTCTACCATAAATGAAGTCATACTTTTGAAtacctttacatttaaattcaatcTTGTGCCATATGTATCTCTCTCTTgaagttgaagaaaaaaaaaacaacctcacTTACCAAACTTACTAGGGAGACTGCTTCCACAAATTTGAGCTCATTGATTATACTATTCCCTTTGCAAGGCAtctttaacttatttattactAGATTTAAATAATGTGGAGTTACTAAATATCCTTGTGTATTgtgttactataaaaaaaagatacaatATTAGAATGAGTACATTAATATTACTGTCAGAGATGTACTGTTATAGAACAGGAGTAAAACTGTACACGTATGcaatatttataaaatcatgGCCTGGTAAaatcatcaataaataaataaataaaaaaattctggcATGGTAGTTTGTGgaggttttttaaaaaataaaactgtaccTTCCCATCCACATGCTGGCCTGGCAAGAGGCTGCAGAAGAAAGCTGTCCAGAGGAAGACTCCATACTGCCATCTGCTGCCAGCACTTCAGCTGCTTGGCTGGTGATGTCTTTGTAGAGCTGAATAAACTGATACAGGTTCATAATGCGTGAAGCTTCCAGCATTCCATCCTCCTTATTGATCTGTAATTAGGCAGAAAGCGTACAAATAATCCACATGATCATGAAGAACAAATAACTATGGATAAAACCAAAACAATACAGCTTTTGTAGCAACTAAAGGATTAGTGTGAATAGAGAAAGAAGATGAAAGTGATTTCATCTGGAATTATGGGTAACCACAGGACATGCACAagtataaacctttttttttaaactaaaacttGAAGCATTTCATTGTGCATTGATCAATGCACATAATTTCATGAGTTTCCAGATTAAAGTTTACAAACTCACTGTCAGCTAAATctatttttcctcattttacCTGTAATTACCGGTCTCATTTCACAGTATCACCAGAAAATTAGTCAACCTTGTGATTATCTTAGTTCCTATGGTGGAGTACATATGGTGAACATGAGTGAAAATGCCATACGgtatgaataaaatgaaaaaggaaaagtTTGACATGTTTATTATCATTCACCTTGGTACACACTATCCTCACAGCCACTTTCCACAGAGCAGACGTGTCAGATCCAGGCTGAACCTCAAAAATGAGATGCTTTGGTTGGCCAACTGCCAGCTTAGCAGTTCTAACAATCAGAGGCAAATGGGAGTAAATAGCCACTTTGAAGAGATTAAACAACAATATTAACACACAAATGACAAATgcaaactgtttacatgttaCAAGGTGCTGCTACTGGAGGATGGCGCTATTTTTTTGTACACTGAGCATATAAATTAGCagataaacacttttttttcataaaatataattacaaaatgTCAACTTACACTTCATTCAACTCTGCTACATGAGCCAGAAACTCTTCATAGGTGAGATAGCTACTATCCCGTACTAATCCGGCATGTTTTAATAGCTTCTCAGGAAGCCTGCCCATTACAGCCTGACCAGAGATTTGCTGGCCCATCTCAGCTCCACAAGGAGGACCACACTGAGAAAACAGACCTCATTCAGTGCTCAAGGccctgcaaataaataaataaataaatctgggcaacacaaaaagacaaaacaagctGCAAAGCTGAAAAATGTAAGCATTTTTTGTACAGTACAATGTCATTATTTTCAAGTATTCactacattttcattcattcaaaccTCATCAGCAGGGCTAGCTTGTCACTGCTATTTAGTGTTGCTATCTTACACCTCCATTGTCCCTGGTTCAGTCTTCAGCTACAGGTTACTGTTTGTCACCACCTCCCAAAAACGTTCCAGTACACAGACTGGCTAATCttgatgtgtgaatgtgtttgagtATGTGAATGAATAAGTGTGAGTATGGTGCCCTACAATGAGCTGGTGTCTCACCCTGGGTGCCTTCTCACATCACACCCAGTGTTCATGGAAAAATCTCCCAATCAATCCACCCTGACCATGATAATGCAGCTCACTGGAAATATATGCATGAATGAACGAACACTTCATTCGCTAAAAAGGGTCGCTACTAACCTTCATTTGGGTGCGTGGTAAAACTCTCATGACCACATCggttttaaaaataatctaatatattttaagGTGTTATTTCATTGTGTATATCAGTGATGGatttttaaagttaaaacaTATGGTCACCTCTCCACTAATATGGATggattgtgttttttaaaatcctttaaCAACAACGTattgccattattattattattattattattattattattactactactactactactactactacttagtTTCACCTGAGAATTACAATGAACGTAGGCTGGAACACCTAGAAATAACCAGCTGGTTCAATCACTATTCAGACACGACATTGCAATGCACACTGTGTCTAAATAAACGCAACATAAAACGTATTTAAAAGCCACAATTAACAATAACATTATTAACCTTTAATTTGCATTCGGACGCCAGGAACCAAATAATACGAGCTAGCAAGAGAACAACCTAACAACGCGgagtaataaaatattaaacttaTTTCCAGACGAGAATTATAAACGACATGTTGATGTACATAAATTGCTGCTAACCTGATGACATACATGTTATCCAAGTCAATATttaaggtgattttttttttacagcgaACTAGCCACTTTTTAATGATAAACACTGTCGCTTACTGATGACGTAAGCCGAGGCGAAGGCTCAGTAACAAATGGCTCGTGCACCACCCTACACCTAGATGTCGCTTTGGGGttctaaaaatgcgtcaaaaccgccgccatcttggtacaggggtCTTGTACTTCAAATTCATGcacgatgccggacttctgtgctgcgtttggctGTTCAAATGAACGAAATCTAAacaccagacagcaagggattacatttcacaagtgagaatgtgttttatgatattgaatgttattaaaatatatctCTGGATTACGTTGGTTTGTTTaagtccttggttaacgacatagatatatacaatagatgtcgccttgtatacggcagtacattggaacgaatgcgtcaattgagacgccatcttggtacaggggaccccctcctATTAATGTATCACCGTCAATGAAGGCAacgaaataaaatcaccataaatcgtcatggatgcgattttctagtttttctggttcgttccaaaggtcacacatgtatttatcattatgtccagagaaaatttaaggttttgatattaagataatctactttttcaaaatataatgcatagtgctaggtgtaagtttattagttACGCTGATCCGCTGATCAGCAGGAGTCACTAAAAATGCTCATTTCTAGAGTTTATCCCCTGAACATGACCCAAACCATGCATATAAAATAGAACACATTTAAAACTAGTTTCTTTTGGGGGAATTTGGAACAATTCAGATTCCATAATTATTTTATAGCTTATAAAAAAGTGtataaatttcaaataaaaaacaaagtttaTTTCTTTCAATGTTTTTATGATCACAGAGCTGTTATAGTTAGTATCGTTACACATACTGTGTGAAAAATGAAATGGCGGAGAACAGAAAAATTTGATTACAAATGAATCAATATTACGTCACATGGAAAGAGCATTTGTGTCAAACACTTGGATTTCTGAAAACAACATTAACCATGCTATTTTCAGTCAAACTTATTgtatctgatatttaaaatgtctggAGTCATAGATAACACCACagcatttcttttccttttccatcGTATCCCATAGCATCCCATTTCTACAAGAGGAGTTCTTAGGATGATATTGTATCATCTTCCAACTGGAGAGTTATATCATCACCACAGTTCCCACTGTCATTGTGTATGTTGAAATCTTGTTTCCACATCTCAGTCTCGAACATTTCATTGTGGCATATCCTTTCCCATGGAGAACGACGCTGTGGTCCTTTACTGAAAGAGATGGCACAGTGACCTTCATGGAAGTTTCTTAGGGGAACATAGTAGGTGGTGGTAAACATGGTAAACATACATCTTAAAATACCAAACTGTGCCGATTACTGCTATAATCAGGAGCATCACAAAAATGGATGACAATGCAATGGATACTGCTGTAGAATGGAAAGACAAGATATTATTCAGAGgaattttaataaacactaaggAATTACAAACATATTTCAAATATgatattatttttgaaaatgtgTCTATATTGTGACAGAGATTTACCTCCAAAGGAAAATCCTTTTTCAGGAGGTGGTTGCCCATCTGTTTTATTAGAAGAAATGTTTACGGAGGATGAGTTAGTGAATGGATGCGAGGAAAGATCTGTAgcagagaaagaagtagaaaaaggcaaaaaattGGAAGACTGATATCCTTGTGATGTACTTGTGAGGGAAATATCAGATGGGGATGTTTGAGAGATCAATGTAGTCATAGGGATGACAGTGGAAGAAAATACTGTAGGTATCACAGAAGTGCTGAAAACAGTTGAAATAGATTGAGGAGATGTGGAGAAACCAAGGAGGTTTTTGGTTGGCTGAGTTGACAAAAAAAATGGTGGGGAGGTTGGTTTAGCTTGAGTCCTCCCATCAGACACAGATGTCATGTTTGGGGTGGTGAATGTTGTTGCTTCAGTTTGACCTGCAGGTCATAGGACACATATTTAACCTCACATGCTAAACATCTTGATAGTAGTTAGTATATGTAGTATATAATGACAGTATCATTAGTATATGCTAGATTTATGTAAATAGTTCATTGCAATATAATTTTAGAAATGTCAGAGTTAAAACTAATCtcaaatactactactactactactactactactactactactactactaataataataataataataataataacaataaacctTTTGAATTGTAGCAAAACACATCAAATAATTGGTCAAAAGAAGCAACCCAAACAATGGTTCCAACATTACTTTGGCCACACTTTGGATTTTTCTCAGTACGAGGAATAACAGCAACTTTCTCTTTAACCCAACCATATCTGTAAAGAATAAATACAGGCTAAATTAAACATAATGTCATTTACATAAATGATATGTTTGGAAATCCATTAAATTGCAAATCTTTAGAATTCATTCATGTTAAACCTGTACCTGCAAGTCTGTAATCCGCTGCGCTGTGCAGATTCTACTTGAGCACGAGTGGCTATACTAACACCCAGACTTGTGCATACATCTATAGCTGTAGTGGCATTGAATTTGTATTTTTGGCTCTTTAACTGGACTATGAATACTTCGGAGATTCCATCTTTTGGATAAACTGTAAAATCACATAATGAAAGCCAATTAACAATACAGGCCCCTACAGTAGCTTTTGATATAAACGACTATAGCAATTACTGCAATAAAAGTCATCAACAAGGTTCTTAGGGgctatttttttccataaaaggTTATACATTCCTGTGccatatttgtaaaaaaaaattgttttaattcatATTAATGGATTTGTCTTACCTTGGATCTGGCTAAGATCTAGACTAGCTGTGCAAAGAACCAGAGACAGAAAAGTACACAAAGCTGGACATACTCTGCACCTCATTGTGTCTTCCCTGaaattttgttttgcactgaaTGTACTAGCATACAGCAAGCATCATTATCCATAGGAAAAGTCTGAAACAGGAAACATGAGACAGAGGATGTCCTGTCAGGAGACCTTCGAAATGAGGGCAGGAGGGTTTGGATACACAAGAGCAAAGgtcataatatataataattgagCCTATAATGGCTGAATTTTTCCTCTTATTTTGGTTGTCAGGTTTTGCAGTTGCACGAAACAAATTCACCATCTCTTGGCCTATGCGCATACTGTAATGAGCTGACTAATGATGAGCCTATGTATGCAAAGTTTATCCAAGTTTGTCTTATTCAGCAATTCTATCAGAGTAATTTTACTTGTGTTGGAGGGCAAGGGCAGTGCATAGCaacttttaatgcatttttacatattttacatatttccAGAGCAATAGCTGATATTAAAGGTAGATACTTTAATATTGCATGCTCTCCCTGTGTCTATGTGGGTTTCTTTAACTAgctcttggtgtgtgtgtgtgtatgtgtgtaggctTTGCAGCCTTaaacttcacttcacttcatacTGAAACACAAGTTTGTCTTAATGACTTAAGCTCTTAAGACAGATTTGGCCCAACAATGAACCCTCTTTTAAAATTACTTAGATCTTCTCATCTTACCTCTTGTCTTGATTCAAAATCAAGATCAACAAGCATTTAATAAAGACCACAGAACTCAAGCATATGCACATTCATAATGTTTTCCCCCTTGGCATCATCCATTTGTACACAGTGatttaaaaatggaaatatttaATGGAAAAATGTCAACATTAATTCATCATTTCATCTTTTTGCTGTAATCTTATAGTCTTATAGTGAAAGTGTTTAATCTCCATAGTTTATGACTTCCAAAGCTGTTATTTAAATCCTGGATAATGAAGAGCCTAATAAGTCAATAGTTTTAACACTGCAACCCTTCTAGGGCTACATGAATAATATATTGGTAACAGAAAAGGTTTGTGAATCAATCATGAGCACAATGCTTGTAGAGTTTCAAACTCATTCATCAGCATGGAATGGCAATGTTGTCTTGCAGACCTGTAGTGTTGGGGTCATCCTGTGCTATTTATTGATTTGAGTATTTACATGCTTACATGTTTTCacactgtctgttttttttttcgataTACAAGTCAACAGctgattaaatatgtttaactctttatgattacaaagacatatataataacataaaaaatttaaaatactaaaagtaaatactaatataaatgtaatcagTATAATTTGTTTAAAGAGTAAGACAGGTAAATAAGTAGCTACAGGTGGTTGGAGATGGATCTGGTGGTATTAGATACAGTATAGCAGGAATAGGCTTTGTTTCACCTTCTATGCGTGCATAGAGTTTCTGCGGCTCATGAAAAGGTATCCGATGGCCTCATCAATTATTAAAAGCACCTGACAGAGCGCATGTCTTCACATGTCCAACGGTACACAGATGGGAGTATTTTTCTTAACTCCAGCCCAGCATCAGCAGCACACTTACACTGTTAACTGTTCAAAGTATCTTAAAAATCTTAAAACCTGGTGCATTGAACACCACCCGAACACCATGACCCTGAGGACCGTGTCTCATGGGGACCTTCAGAATCTGTCTCTGTCAAAACTTCCAGCTTCGGACAACAATATGTTCAAGTCCTACTCGGTCAGCAGTAATATAGGGAGCCGATTTGGAAAAGAGAGCATGGAGGAGATCAAAGGAGTGTCTAAACTGTCTCATCCTCCTCGAAGGCCTGTGAGAGCAGTGAGGCCGGTGAGCGCGCTCAGTGTCAGCGGCTCCTTCATCCAGATTAACCACCTGCAAGGAGAGCTGGTACGCAAGAGAAAGGTGAGCAATGACCGAAGCTAATCAAAAATGCATAGAGTTCCTGATTATTTCTTACCCTGGATTCCATGTCATGGGACatttattatgatttaattGTTGGGGTGTGAAGTTCTCTGTGTACTACCATGGTTTACGGGgttgcaccacacacacaaaaactctgGGGTGCAATTTTACTACCAGAGATCATATAGGGCAAAGTAAAACCTCCAATGTAATTTGCCCAgtcctgtgtttttttccccagaatcCTGACTCACCTGGCTAAAAAGTGGTACATAATATAACAACCTATGATGAGCTAGTTAACTATCAATAGAATCAACTAGCTCGTTAACAAAATGCTGTATGAACCATTTACTTCTTTGCTACTATCTATCCTTTATTTTTACATCCACAGCAGTTTACTATTACAAAACTGTTTACTGTGTTGCATTGTCCACTGTtaattattatactgtacacatacactttATGTAGTACTGTGTAGTGTTCTTAGTTCTGTGTCTCTAGtagttctgtgttttatgtagcactacAAACCTGAAGAAATGTTGTATAATGTCTGTCAGGGGTGGCAGGTAGAGGAGGACCCAAATACAGCATAATCAAATAAGTCTTTAATGAAAAGCCAAACAATAACTAATAGTAAGCAGAGTTCAGACAGGCAATATGGAGTATGCAGAGAGaggcaaagaaaaacacacaatagtGAGAAATAAACCTGGAGCATAGAGACATTGCAGGGTAGGCAAAAACAGCAATAGAACAGACTAATAATCCCAACAGCAATCAGACTAATATAGAGCAGGGAGAGGCAACATCAAACAAATCCCAATAATCCAATTCCAGCAAATTGGGCAATATAGAGCAGGCAAAGTCAAACACAGTCCTGAGGCGGTGGGAGCCCATGGTGCATTTTATTGTCCCTGGGGCTCCTCTGGGATAAATCAGAAGCATCTACCTCTATGATAAACTGATGAGGGATTCTGTATGGTAAGGATAGGGGCAGAAGTGAAGAAGAGCTTGAGCTTGTTAAAGGCTTGATTGACATCGGTGTTGTGGTGAGGTGAGCTAATGCACTGGTGTGGCAACGCAGAAACGTTGATAAAAAAATCCCTTGACTCCAGTTGGGGTCCATCTGAATGCTCCTGGCTGATAGTTTAAACCTCAAGAAGCTGCTCCTGATCATGTGAAAATCACATTTTTCAGCCTTAACAACATACACCATCAATTCTGGTGGAGGCACTGGAGTACTGAGCGGACGTGCTGATTGTGCACCTCCAGAGTGTGAGAAAATATGAGACGAAAAATGAGGACAGTCCTGGAGAACATCATTAACATATGTTTGGAACACTGCATATTGACTGACATCAACGTCCAGTTTGGAAAAGATGGTGGCCCCCTGAACAAACATGAACACCGATGTCATGAGTAGCAGGGGGTAGGGTTCTTGATGGTTATACTGTTCAAGCCCTGGTAGTCAATGCCTTCTTATAcacaaagaagaagaatgcTGTGGCATTCCACTTGCTGTCCCAGGCGGCTGTACAGAAATCCACTGCAAACTCGGTCATCAAGTCCCTTGGGACATCTCAAACAAGGCTCGGGTGGCATTTACCTTAGGTAAGGTAGATTTAAAAACCTTGTGGAGTTTGGTGGGAAAAGTGTCATACTAAGTGCAGATGGGTGACTGACAGCAAGGATGTTACTTGGAGCAATCTAATTTGAAGGAGAAAGGTTGGAGCTCAAAGATCACTGAGCACTGCTTCAGAAATGCGCGGCATAACCCGACATAACTGTCCATATGGTACTGCCAGGTGTGGCAGGTAGAGgaggacccaaatgcaggacaaGGTCATAGTCAAATTAAAGTCTTTAATGATTAGCCAAACAATAATTAATAGTAAGCAAAGTCCAGACAAGCAATATGGAGTATGCAGAGAGAGGCAGATAAATACCCACAATAGTGAAAAATAATCCAGGAGCATAGATACAGATCAGGGTAGGCAAACACAGTCCAATAATCCAATTCTAGGGAACATGGCAGGCAGAggtaacattaaacacagtatAATAATGAAATACCAGTGAACAGGGCAATATAGGCAGGCAGAGGCAATGtcagaaacagatcaaatcCAAATCTAGTCCAAATACCAAGAACAGTGCAATGCTGGCAGACAGGAACAGCAACGGTGGGCAGGTAGTTCACATCAGGCAGAAGTGTCACAAGGCAGGCAGAAACAAACCCAGAATTAGGCATGGCAGAAAAGGAAACAAAGGTGGGATGCCTGAACGAGCAAACTGAGCAGCTACCATAAGATGTTATGATAGtcttttgttttacattaaataacattgttttataatttaattattttgtcagTGTTTCTACAAACATGTGATCTTCATCCTGAAAAGATCTGTCAGCTatgcaaatgaataaatctaGAAGTAGTACAAAACTATTTTGCCAGCTTTTTTGCCTCGGTTGATGTGTGTCCGATCTTATACACAAATATCCAGTGTTAATGCTGGTTTTCATAAGA
The DNA window shown above is from Tachysurus fulvidraco isolate hzauxx_2018 chromosome 13, HZAU_PFXX_2.0, whole genome shotgun sequence and carries:
- the rnf141 gene encoding RING finger protein 141; the protein is MGQQISGQAVMGRLPEKLLKHAGLVRDSSYLTYEEFLAHVAELNEVTAKLAVGQPKHLIFEVQPGSDTSALWKVAVRIVCTKINKEDGMLEASRIMNLYQFIQLYKDITSQAAEVLAADGSMESSSGQLSSAASCQASMWMGRVKQLTDEEECCICMDGKADLILPCAHSFCQKCIDKWSGQSRNCPICRIQLTAANESWVMSDVPTEEDIAGYILNLADEAGHPHRP
- the lyve1b gene encoding lymphatic vessel endothelial hyaluronic receptor 1b isoform X1; amino-acid sequence: MRCRVCPALCTFLSLVLCTASLDLSQIQVYPKDGISEVFIVQLKSQKYKFNATTAIDVCTSLGVSIATRAQVESAQRSGLQTCRYGWVKEKVAVIPRTEKNPKCGQSNVGTIVWVASFDQLFDVFCYNSKGQTEATTFTTPNMTSVSDGRTQAKPTSPPFFLSTQPTKNLLGFSTSPQSISTVFSTSVIPTVFSSTVIPMTTLISQTSPSDISLTSTSQGYQSSNFLPFSTSFSATDLSSHPFTNSSSVNISSNKTDGQPPPEKGFSFGAVSIALSSIFVMLLIIAVIGTVWYFKIKGPQRRSPWERICHNEMFETEMWKQDFNIHNDSGNCGDDITLQLEDDTISS
- the lyve1b gene encoding lymphatic vessel endothelial hyaluronic receptor 1b isoform X2 — protein: MRCRVCPALCTFLSLVLCTASLDLSQIQVYPKDGISEVFIVQLKSQKYKFNATTAIDVCTSLGVSIATRAQVESAQRSGLQTCRYGWVKEKVAVIPRTEKNPKCGQSQTEATTFTTPNMTSVSDGRTQAKPTSPPFFLSTQPTKNLLGFSTSPQSISTVFSTSVIPTVFSSTVIPMTTLISQTSPSDISLTSTSQGYQSSNFLPFSTSFSATDLSSHPFTNSSSVNISSNKTDGQPPPEKGFSFGAVSIALSSIFVMLLIIAVIGTVWYFKIKGPQRRSPWERICHNEMFETEMWKQDFNIHNDSGNCGDDITLQLEDDTISS